DNA from Clupea harengus chromosome 2, Ch_v2.0.2, whole genome shotgun sequence:
TGATATCCACAGTAACCCATTTAACTTAAAGTAAACATTTTGACACTGTATTTTTAGTATTAGCACACGGCTAATATATGTGATTAAAAGTAGTCATGGGTGAATCAGTACCACGGAGAGCTCCGGAGGTCTGTGTTTTTGCTTTCTGGATATGTTTTCCCATCACATCATGCCCTATACTCACCTGTTTGGGGTGTTACTGTAAATGACAGGTATGGGCGAGCCGTGCATAACCAAATGTGGAGATGACTATCATGTCTAAACGTGGAGCTCCTATGCTCATGTTACCGTCTTTTAAGTAGCTGGAGGACTAAATTAGGTCAAGCAAAAGGAGTTCCGAAGATGTAGCTAACTTTATCACTAAAGGATTATAAAACATCTTATGTCactgtttgacatcattttgaaatgtttatCTGACTTATATATCGTAAAATGTCATAGGATGCCCAGTGTATGGTGTACATAAAGTTAGACTATAGGCAATTCCATTCAGATTTTGTCACAGTTGTAGAAATGATATACACACTCAGTTTTTTTGGCTTTTGGCTGTTTGTTAAGAAATAATGTGTCTTCAAAGTATACTAGTGTATGAGATCCGTATCTACATATTATTTCTACCAAATTAATCAGCAGTCCATTGCTTAATTGGAGTTTTCTGGATCAGTTGCTGCCGTTGTTGAGGACTTGGAGGAGTATTTTCAGTCATCTGATTTCAGTCCAACTATACTAATTACACTGACTGTCATCATGTTGGATCTAAACCTCATTAGTTTTCCATAAAAGGaaatgctaaccctaacccagatcCTGGCCAATACTGAAGTGATCTCTTGTGGTGCAGGCATTAGGTGAAATGATGCACTGTATCTTGTGAGGTATTGgaacatgttttaaatgttgctctctttccttctgtagGTGGATTTCACCCCAGACCAGCTTGAGGGTGAGGAGTCAGTTGTTTATACCTACTACTTGGCATGACATCTTTCGAAACAGAAATATCCAAAACATGataaaactaaacaaacagaaCTGTGAGATGCTCTCTAGGGCCAAATGCTACCCCATTAAGAAAGAGGagcactgactgactggaaaaaaaaacaaagcaaatgaaTGAGTCAATGAATAAACGGGTtagtgcatgaatgaatgaaggaatgaatCATGACTACTGAATGGCTGACTCCCTGAATAAGTGACTGACTAGTTGacccactgactgactgactcagtAACTGAcagttatatttttatattttggaaatataaaaatattgtAATCAGCTCAAAAGCCATATATAACAATACATTAGAGAAAAggaatattttattatttattttgtgggtAGAAACTGTCCTCAAAAGACCATTGTCTTAATTAGATCCAAAATGAAGCAGATTGTCTACTCTTTAGTGTCAAATACCAGAATTGTTGTTGGATTAAGTTTTATTGTGTAGTAAAGGTCAAACAATTTGACACATCCTAGTAGTGGTCTTGCAGCCATTGGCTGGGGCAGTAAGTGACGTAAAAAGAATGCACTGTCGGGCCAATGGGAGGCCAGGCAGGCAGCGTGCAGTGTGGTAGGTGTGAGTTACACCTTAGTCAGCATTCTTGGAGTTTACTTAGGTCAGTCACAGCCCAGCAGTGCCTATATATGGCAGGGGTAGTATTCTTGGGAGAGTATCGATTGCCCGCCTGGGCTTTAAATGCCTCCCAGCAGTGAGCTTCGAGGAGCAGCTGGCACCATGCGGAAATCACATAAAGCTACTAATCTTTCAGCAGATCACTTTCCATTGAGACTGTTGTAAAAGGCCCATAGAAATAGCTGTCCCTTGTTATCGCACGTTGGGACCCTTCTGTGTGGCATGTGCCCAGCTGTTTGTTGTAATTGCGGGGGCTGAATGAGTGAGATGTGTGGCATTGGGCTCATCATCCACCGGTAACCTGTACATCAGGTCACGGGGTATCTGGCCGTGTCAAATGACCACCACTGTAGAGGGGGCACATGGCCTACTGTAGTTTCAATTTCCAAGTGCCAATGACGTAAGGTACAGCAAGAGTAGAAACCCTTTAACCTTTGATATGTCCATTTTAAGAATTGAGGCAGGAAGATTCACTCTGAATTCTCTGATAAACTCTCCATTTAGGCCTCCCGTTAGCTCTCCATTTAATTCTCCTCGTGTTTTAGATGTCAAATCTCACATTATAAATCTTTACTGACAGTAGTCATTAATCCGTATTGAAGTTCACAACTAAACACTGAGTTACCTTTCTCTTGACTGCAGACTACAGAGAGGCCTTTGGACTCTTCGACAAAGTGGGTGATAACAAGGTGGCCTACAACCAGATCGCCGACATCATGCGTGCTCTGGGACAGAACCCCACCAACAAGGAGGTCAAGCTCCTTCTCGGCAACCCCACCCCAGAAGGTAACAGGATTTCTCTTTCTAAGGAGCTCTATATGGAGTCCATACACtgtaacaaacataaacataaacatgattAGAACTTATGGGAGCCATTTTGCAATCATGTAGACTGTGAGTGTAAGTGACTAGCACATTACATTTTGTAGATGCTGAACATTAAAGTTATTAAAACACAATGCTGTGCCATGACTGCTTTTGTATGGCaaggttttttatttaagcacaTACATGTTCTGAACAAGAACCTCAGTATATTCATGTCTATCCACatgtatatattattttatcTCTATTGATGTATTAATGTAATTATATGTGAatgcatacatatatgcatatgtatacAAAAAGCGAACATACTGTGTTGGCCTCATGCGCCCTCCTTCATCCCCATGTTCTTGGCTGTGTCCTTCCAGACATGATCGCCAAGAGAGTGGACTTTGAGACTTTCCTGCCGATGCTGCAGACAGTGGTCAACAACCCCAACAAGGCCGTCTTTGAGGACTACGTTGAGGGTCTGCGCGTCTTTGACAAGGAAGGCAACGGCACAGTGATGGGTGCTGAGCTGCGTATTGTTCTGGCAACGATGGGTAAGAGATGGAGATATCACTggaatttttttaaaaacctttttgtgaatgtgtataaAAGTCATCAGCTGAACTCTTCTATCAGTGTACAATTATAAGATGGATAAACCGAGACCTTTATTGAATCCTTCAGGTGAGAAGATGAGTGAGATGGAGGTTGATGCTCTCTTGGCAGGACAGGAGGATGAGAATGGCTGTGTCAATTATGAGGgtcagtattgtgtgtgtgtcaatgataACTGTATGCCATGTGGCCTAATGTTAATGATTACAGTGGTGGTGATGACACAGTAAGTTACTGTTCACATTTTTTGGTGTTTGTAATTTCAGTTTTAAGTGAAGCTTTAAGtaacatctctctcccctcaccccaCAGCTTTCGTCAAGCACATCATGTCTGTGTAAGATCCCTCATATTCACATGGTGAGGAGGCTGAAGTATTTCTGCTGACCCCATGGTGTCAGGACATCCATCCACTGTTTCCATCTCCACCTGAGAAACGGATAATGAAAAGGACTATGGGATGTAATTCCTACCGTTCTCCCATTcggttttattttttcatttcgtttttcctttttttctttattttatccaaTCTTGGACGCCACCCGTTTTTTCCCAGCCGATGTTTCGTGTTGTGacgcccctccctctctgtcagggCATGTCTCTCGTAGCAGGGCGCTAGTGAGGGGAACAAGGAGTGGTCGGCCGCCTGGAAGGAGCGGTCTGCCAAACCCATCCAATCCCCGCGGTCTGAATTGGTGCTATAGAATTAAGGTTCTACTGATGACCCCACTGTCCTGCAACTAAGGATGAAATGATGAAACATGCCTCCCTTTCCCCAAAGTCTTAATTTATTTTTCACCTCTGTCATTTCACATAATAAACTTTTCACAAAGTATCCttgtcctgtgtctgtttatattCTCCAGTTTTGCATGGAGTAAGTTAAACAGACAGGGAGGTTGCTAGATGATGTGTTTGGCAAAATGTGTCACCACATTATTTTAAGTAGTTTAAAGAATCATGTACTAAATATGTCATTAATGAATCGTTGCAGTGTACATTGCGCCGGTGTTATGCTTAGGGGACGGGTTGGTATATTCAACAATATGCCATTACACGAGAAGAAAATTGTATTAAAACCCTTAATAAATGGATTGTATAGGTACATTGTTGCTAAAGCCCCTCACAGAGCTGGGCTTGAatgatttatattatattatgtttttataataatatatatatgtatatatatatatgctgtgaTACCTCATGTACTTCAGAGAAGTATTTAGGTGAAAATAATTGCCAAGAGGTCCATTTAAAACCAATCAAGAGAGGGATAAGTGATAAAGTGAACTATGATGGCAGATCTTAGGTGAGTGATACGACAAAGCCATTTTGTCCAGAGAAGGGAGCATTTTAGCTGGATAGTGACTTCAAAGCACTGCAGTGATTATTATCAGAGATATATTTCATTGATCCATGATAACCAGTGGGTAAACCCTGATCTAggcacatatttaaaaaaataaaaataaaatactgtGAGTAGCCATTTATCTTTTACGATgtcataaaaaacattacatttaaatcaattgaattgattttttttatttttagatattgTCATTATCATATGAGCATTTGTAATCGGTATCAGATCAACAAGAGAAAAACAGCAAACATCTACATgacttttaaatacatttacagtTGCTGTGAGGGAGTAGGTGGGTTGGAAATGGGGAAGGGCAAGGCTTGGGgtgcagagaaacacagaagctAACAAACATCAGGGGATCCAGAGGGTTTGGGATACCACAAataacgacagagagagagagaaagagagagaaataaaaacatttatactgGAGCACTTTATGAAACAGTTGCAAGAGATGACTGAGTTTCCTTTTTTTATGTATGCTTTTTGAAAtgtcattttgtattttttttctgactttttgtCCCTTTTTAGTTTATCCAGCACAAAGAAAACCTCAACAAAACCTACAGCATCCAAAGGTGACATGGCGAAACACAGGGTCTGTCTGACACAACAACCGTGCTCAGAGTAGCTGCACCCTGCACCCAAGTCAATCCATTTAAATAATGACCACagctcaattaaaaaaaaaaaggttaccTAGACTACCGCAGGCCCATAGGGTCCACTCTCAGCTGACCGAGGGCCTACAGCTGAGAAGTATGTCAAGGACACCCACTGGTCTCTGTGATGTTGAGCTGATGCACTGTGGGCTGTGTAAGGTTTCTGTGGACCTCCAAAAGGTCACTCAGCTAAGCCGAGAGTGTGACACAACTGGGTCAAACAGTGCATGAGAGAATAACACAGCTATGTTCAAATATAGTTAGTGCTTACAGCCAAATTCAGAGCCATTtctggagagagacagcgagcgatagactgagaaagagagagagagtgatagactgagaaagagagagagagtgagtgagagagaaagagaaccttGGGCCACAACTGCAGGTCGACTGAGGTAATTGACAAGCATAACATTGACACTAATATCTACAAAATATGTGAAATGCTCATTTAATCCAATGATTCAGGGAATAACCTACTAAAATTCTTTGAAGATACAAAATAGCCTCCTTTTGTGTGAGAATTGATACATGCTCATCATACCATaatctcatctctctttttttgcaatGATGCAATTTTACAGGTATAAGTGATTGCTTAGTTTTAAAATCAATTGAAATTGCTGATGAGGAGCTGGTATGTTTATACACATGTTTATAGCTATAGTTTATATCATACTGGAGGTTAGGTGAGCATGACTTGCTGCTGGGGGGTGTGTTTCAAGTCCATGCACTGGCCAAGCAAAAGAAGGCAAGCTGCATGGAATGGCCTCTCATCAATTCCTGCCTATTGTAGAAAAAGGCTGTTCCAAAGCTGACCAGAAGTCAGCCAATCCCGTTCCTGGTCCTACCTAATTACTTTGTGCAAACAGCTACAGCTGATCTGGGATCAGAGCTTCAGGCCACTATCTGTACACACcataaaaaagtcaaacagaaaAGGAGGAAAAGCACTGGTAACTTCTAATCTACTTTGGAAACTGaccaaaaaaatgaaatagacaAAAACTGTACGGTGTctggtttcccccccccccccccctttttgtttctattttgtattttgtttccTTAAATAGAGTCACTACAGTCCCAGTAGGTGGATGTGCGCTGCATGAGGATGGAGTTCAGGATGGAGGGGCACCGTCTTCCACACATTGGAGTGGGGCTCCCGGCAATATGAGGGCTTGGTCGTTGAGGGCAAGAAGGAGCGCAGCTGACGGGGTAAAGTTGAACCATAAGTGAAAGGGGCAGTGGCTGTCACAGGTAGATGGGGTTGGACCATAGGAGGTCAGCTGGACTGCTCACAAGCCCTGCTTGGCCAGGGCGGCGGTGACATCCTCTGCCAGCGTGGCGAGCTGCGGGGACTCCATCAGGTTGATGCTGCCCGAGGACGACATGTGGCTTTGGCGGTGCGGGGACGTCCCGTCGGGTGACTGGGTCACAATCTCGGCACCGTGGTCCACCCGCGCTTTAGCCACCTCGCGGAACAAGAGCCGGTGGCTCTCGATCTGGCAGGAAGGGCgaagcagaggaggagatcaGGGATAAATGCATAACGTTACTCAAGCATTAAACTGAGTTCTGACACAGTGGCATGCAAGATTCACATCATGTGTCCACTAAGTAATCTGGCTCTTGATGTCAGCCGTGTTTCCATACAGAAACATGACTAAGATCACTTACGTTTCCACATGATATCACGACTTTCGTAGGTAGGACTTTCTGTTGGTACAGCTACATGGGCCTACCTTAAAGCTGAAGCTGCAATGCCACCATGACCTCAACAACCTACATCTGTCTGCCCCCTAGACCCCCGCCACTCCAAGTTACCCACCATTACTTGTCCTCCTCCGGCAACATGATGGGCATTATCAAGGGAGCCCACCTTAGCGTGGGCTTTGTCTTTGAAGTCCAGCTTCACTTTATCAATGCGCACATTTCCACCTCCTGGGGGCAGCATGGGAAACAGGGAAAGGAAAGATAGATTGATATTAGTACTTGCGTTTAACTTGCTCTCATCAGGTCTCCTAACTTACTGTAGCTTGATTGCTGTTCCTCAATCGTAAGTCGATTTGAATAAAAGTGTCAATTGAATAAATGTACATGGATATTTCACAAAATTAAAGAGtgaaagttgtttgttttactacttctttgaaagaaagagactgtTGATATCATCAAGTGTGAatgcaaaacagttttcagaaATGTGAGTGTTCAAACGCTGGCAATGCCAGTATAAGCTGAAATCCTACACTGTTCATGTAAAAATAAAATCTTTGCAGCGGCAATAACATCATGTGTCCAGCAGATAGCGCTGCAGGACTATAGCCACCAGGAGCTGACGCATGAAGGTCCTGTAGCAGGACCTGTACCATGATGCTGAGATGAGATTAATGCACTTCCTACCTGGCCGGTGGCGAATGTTGTCCAGTGAACCACACTTGGAAGTCACGTGACTCAAGTCAAGTTTCTTGGACTGGATTTGGATCTGTGAAGGATACACTTAAAGCGTGAGAGACCTCACAAACTAACAATCACCATGGAAATAGGAGCCATATTATCTCTTATAAGAAGGAGGAAGGTCACGTTCTGAAGCTCTAATTAGAAGAGTGAGGAGAGTAATGTCTATGAacctgtatgtgcatgtgacaTGCCATTCAAAAGTACAGAGCAGTTTGTGTTGAAATATGCAGTTCCCCCTCGGGAAATCCACTCCATACAACTATTAGGTATAATTACTGATGTAGCTACATATTAAGAGCTCCCAGATGATAAGCATGGAAGTATGTGTGCTGCTGCATGTCGTGGAAACTATCATGGCCTGGGAATTCAACAAAAATGATCATAGTTTGACCGTGAAACCTGCGAATAAAGAAGCCATTTTATAGGGTACATGAAGCCACAggcaaaacagaaagaaatattCTGTAATTATGACACACCCTAAATGCATTCGACATAGACATTATGAGATACCATAAAAGAGATGCACATCTTGACTACTGCTGCTAGGCAAAGCAAGCATGGCAACAGCATGGGCGATAAACAGTGTAATGCGTGACAAAGACATTAAAAGAGACTGATGATTTCATGAAAGAGGTCATTAGCCTTAATCATTACGCCACTCCAGACACTTCACTAGCAGCTCTGCATACTCTTCCCATAATAGGGGAGACAACAAAGGCTCCGTCTGAAACTGTGGTGAATAACTCCCTATTCTGACCATGCACAGGTAGAGTGGCAGTGTTAGCGGGAGAATGCATGTGTTGAGAAGGATGTGCCTTTGAGTTGTCTGGATAAGAGCACAGGTGGGGAGGTACAGGGCTTTTCCCCTCCGGACCCCCGATCACTTCACCTCCTCACAGTAATAGGTGTGTTTTTCAGAGAGTTggtaggagagaggagagtggggagGGAAAACACCTGGCTCTGATCCTTTCCTCCCCCAGGACAAAATACCCAGCCGTGCCCGACAAAGGTGGCGgagcgggggtggggtggggtggtggggggttccTGGGTATCCTGGGGTTCTTTGAGCCGAGAGTGCCTCAGTGGAGGGGACACGGGCCTTTGCCTTGCCTCGACTGGTCCCCTGTgcggggtgagtgagtgagtgagtgagtgagtgagtgagtgagtgagtgagtgagtgtgagtgtgtgtgtgtaagagagatagGAGATAGGAAACACTGAGAGAcgaggagatgagaggactCACATTCCCGCCGCCTGCCGCATGCTGCACTTTGTCCATGGAGCCACACTTTGCCCTGACGTGGCTAAAGTCCAGCTTTACGCTAGGAATGAAAACCTGTGTgatgggaagagggggagattgggggtggggtggggatgcGACATGGTTGCTTAAATCGAGATGCTCTTCAAAATCTTCCAGAGGGTTTAGGCAAAtgtgtcatttatttttgttagcTTTATTTTGATTTGTTTCACTCAAAACTACACagcaacacattttcttttctgatttctgagtatgtgtctgaagatgcttgtgtgtgaaagagaagccCGTGTGACTAGTCTCTGCTCTTCAGTAGGCTCGGCTATGTAAACATCTGTCTGGGGCCACGAGGCATCTAAGTGGCCCTGGGAGGCTGTGTGTCTCGCTGAGCCATGCTTCAATAGCAGAAGCATGACAGGAAATGGAAGACATGGATGTGTAGATGTTTTGGTTATCTGAGTCGAACAGATGGCCCATTGTGAGATCATAAATGCAAGTAACAGACTATGGGCCCCAAGGTGCTGTTAGGAGACAAAGCAGGTTGgattcacactcatacacaagtCAGCAGTATTAATGGCTTGGAACAAAAGAAAATTCAAGCAGCTTTCAACAGTTATTTTGGCTTTGGGCATGCAGAGTCAGAAACAGTATGAGAAAGAACAGAACGAGGAGAGAAGGCCCATTTATAGTCCAGGCGACAATTGTCACTCAAAAATGTGTCTGCAAGGGCCTTGCTCACTGCTTGTTGACATGGATACAGCTATCTGGCTACGTAGCATCCTAGGTAGCTAGCAATGCCAACTGCAAGGTTCATATTTGATGAAACATGTCCCCTGTGACATGACTTAGTAAACACTCGGGAGGGTATCATTTCTACAGAGAAAATATGTGCCGTTCAGGATTGTTCTGCCTGTCTTCCGTGGCTAATACGACTTGAACTAGCTAACTAAGGTTAGACTATAAAAGCACATAGGTGCTGGACCATCACCAGAGCCTCATTTTTGTCAAGTGACACTGGTCACCTGGACTATAAGTTCACCTTCAGCATATGCACAATGGAAGGAGTTTTgatacatttctgtgtgtgtcgtgtgtgtgtgtgtgtgtgtgcgtgtgtgtgcgtgtgcgtgtgtgcgtatgcatgtgtgtgctgtttgcatGGATGTGCACACATCTGCAGATTAAAAGTGCTGGGTAACACACCTGTGATCACAGGCATCCACACCATCAATAGAAAAGTAAGTCAAACAACAAAAAGAGTTCACCCACACATTTCCAACGCTATGGAGAAATAGTTCACTCATTATAAACATAAAAAGAGTGTGAAACAATGCTGCTGTTTCACCTGAATCTGATGAATACACAGGTGCAGATGTCTTCACTTTGCTAATATATACACCAGGGAAATGTGTATATATCACTTCCAGATGATGACAACAAGAAGGGACTTCGGTTTTGGATACCAAACGTTCAGACTTTCATAGGCATCTCCGAATTCTAGAGGAGGCTTAatctaaatacaaacacatatctgTGTTCGACAAAGTGGTGCTCAAATTAGTCTGGGCAGACTTTGGAATCTTTGCTCATTTGTGCCTGTTTGCACATTTGTAATGAATCTCATTGTCTGAGTTTTCCTTTTGGCCAATTGAATTATGGAGCTCCATCGCTTTTGTCGAAGGACCAGGTCATGCATTGTGAGTGTGCAGGACTAGGGTGGAGTGAGATAGGAGGGGGGTCCTCCAGGACTTGACCTTAAGGATtggggtggggaggtgtgtggggacaggggggtgggagggaggtcAAAGGAGGGCAGGTGGCATCTGTCACTGGAGAGGGGAGgacgggggagggagggagggagacagggagagggagagatggagcggTACATACATTGCCTCCACGAGGAGAATGCTTCAGATTATCCTTGGATCCGCACTTTGACTGTATGTGACTGAAGTCCAGCTTCTTGTTTAAAATCTGAATCTAGAAAAATACAGAGATAACGTGGCTCTGTTTAAATGAGGAGGCAAGACAGAAGACGCgcgagctcacacacacacacacacacacacacgccacttcATGGATGTCAATGCAGATTAGCATTCTCACGAGGACGAGACAACGACACAGCGTGACTGCACAAAAGGACatggacgacacacacacacacacacacacacacacacacacacacacacgggtgctcGTGAACAGATCCCTGCCTTAGCAtaaaatggatgaatggatgtcTCGGAACATAAGTGGAGTTGCACTGGTTTGTGTAAGCCAGAGTAGTGAAAGGGACTCGAAAGGGGAGCCACACAGTCACGGCTGATAGATCTGTTCCAGCAACGGAGAGAAGTAGACTACGGGGTCACGGCCTCATTGGGTCACAGTTCAACCtctagggagagacagactgccTGGTCTTGCCTTCACCAGCtaagtgtgagtgtctgtatgtgtgcatgtgtgtgtgtgtgtgtgtgtgtttgcgtatgtgtttttgtttaaggTTATGCTTTTGTATATTATGTCATCTTTAAAGTATTTTGtagtttacgtgtgtgtgtgtgtgtgtgtgtgtgtgtgtgtgtgtgtgtctgtgtctgtgtctgtccataggtgtgtgtgtgacggcacaTACATGAGTGGCAAGGGGGACAAGAGCAGGTGTGGGGCTGGATGAGGAGTCAGAGTGAGGTATACCAGAGGGTCAGCGGCCAGCATGGGGGGCCACGTCACTGAGTGAGCGGCAGACAagcacagggtgagagagaccaGGCGCAGGATCGAGCTCCAGATCCAGGAACGGCCGCCCTgccctgtgtgcgtgtggcctCTGTGTTGCTAGAAAGCAAACACAACGGATGGACAGGTCAGTCATGGGGGCGGGGGGCACAAggctgggtggaggggggcagggaggtCAGCTCAGGGGTGGGGAGTGCAGGGCTGTCTGCCAGGACATGGGGCTGTTGCTGGGCTAGTCTGAGCTGGGCTGGGAGAGCGTTACAGtaagggtcagaggtcaaatagTTTGGGGATCTACAGTACGGGCTGGTGCTCCGCTACCCTAGCCTGCATCCTTGGACCACGTCACCGATGCAGCTTAAAAGAAACCAGTTAGGATGAAAACGGAGCCTGGAGAGACTTCTGCATTTAGAACTGTTATGATGGCAAACTGGGATAGAAATATGAGCCAAGCGTCCCGGTACAAGTGAAAGATATGGTATATGTTTGAGTGCTCACTGAAGGCCTTAACGTGGCTTTTTCAGACTGTAACAAGCCATGTTGAGTCTCGCACAGGAGGGATATTGTTGGGTAAAGCAGCCAGCTGTAATTCATGTGGTGATGGTGGGTCCCTGAACATTGCACTGTAAAAATAAGCAGCGAAGCTAATAAGATCCTTCTGTGGtgcctcatttttttttttttcaaattccaATGGACGCTTTATGTCTTGACATTTACATGCCTGCTTTTGTCAGACTGCAGATCTTGCATGCGACCGCTAATTTCACATGTGCTGCATGGGCAAAGCATGCCTAAATTACAAGTGTCACATGTAATAAACTTTCTATGCTCTCTTTGTTAGTGCCTGTTACATTTTTGGTCAGATGGAACTGATGTGGCCCTGAGGCTAGATCAACATCGCCTAAATCAACACACAGTGCTTGGCACAGCACTGGAACTTAGCAAAGTGAAAACTTTCAGGAGAGACCAAGGGGCCTTTAGAGGTATGAAATGGGTTTCTGGACAGCTTCCAGGAGAATGGCCAAGTGGTTAAGATGTGGCAGTAATGTGAATGAGGAGTTCAAGCTCTCTCGGGACCGATCCTGGCACAGAGTGAGCTGTTTGGACTCGGAGCTATAGGCTTGGAGAGTTCAGATGGCCGATGCGTTGGAGTGATGCAGAGAGGGCGAAGAAATGGGATTGGGAAATGGTGGATGGATGATGAAACGCAGGGGAGAGCAGGAACCACACTACCAGCATGGAGACAGAAAGATGTCCACTACAGGCCTGGACAAAAACCCGTAGAACTCTTTCAGCATTGTCAGCACAGGGCAGATTTAGTTCTGCAGTTCCCCCTTGTGCAGATGTAGGAGGAAACCCTTGCTGCTGCCATTGCAAACTGCCAGCAATCCTGCTTGCATACGTTTCTGTAGAAAACTTTCTATGGAAATAAGATGGCTTTAGCTcacaatactttttttttcttaagatgaaGCACCCCAGACATTGGTAAACAGATAAAGATAGTGGGCTGCGGGGAAAGATAAGTAAACGCACACAATGATTTCTCATTTCTCACTTCGCTTAGAATGTAACTGccccccaaaagaaaaaaaaaacattcagccTCTTCAGCAAAGTCAAACTCTCCAAAAATCCCCAAAAAGCAAAGAGACAACATCACAATAGCGCTGAGGGAGGACGAAGGCAGGTTGTAAATAGATGGGAAGGGAGGGCCTGGTTGAGCAGTAAACCCTCGGAAAATCCAACATTTTCTCCCCTATAGAGTGGCTGCCGACTACCTAGCCCCTCTGAGTCACTGCATATGCCGAGGCTTCAGCAAGAACAAACGGACGGCAGATCTCTCTCCTGACTTTCCCACATCTCCGTCTCTCTTCCCTTCAATATTTCCCTCTCGACAATCCCATCTATACCTCCCCCGCAGTTTCTTTACCCTTCCTGCCCTCATTCTATCTACTCCACTGTCTCCactgtttctttccctctatctgttTGAAGCTGTGTTTatgtcttccactctctcttctgAGAGATCTATCTGTGAATCACTCTCTCCAGACCCTTTTTTCTTATCACTTTCTGTACATGATTTTAcacactaaatattttactctTTATCTGACTTT
Protein-coding regions in this window:
- the myl1 gene encoding myosin light chain 1, skeletal muscle isoform — its product is MAPKKDVKAPAKPAAKAAAPAAKAAAPAPAPEPEPVPVAVVPAVDLAAVKVDFTPDQLEDYREAFGLFDKVGDNKVAYNQIADIMRALGQNPTNKEVKLLLGNPTPEDMIAKRVDFETFLPMLQTVVNNPNKAVFEDYVEGLRVFDKEGNGTVMGAELRIVLATMGEKMSEMEVDALLAGQEDENGCVNYEAFVKHIMSV